From the Clostridium putrefaciens genome, one window contains:
- a CDS encoding lysoplasmalogenase — MTYKVIIGGVFLLTFVMHMIFTKNENKKGRCYTKPFLMPLLATFYIIDSENINKFIIIVLAFGFIGDVFLLWPDRKNNFIFGLIAFLIGHISYVLLFKQSISFVKDVPTWFYLMLIIYGVVAVTIMKKLINYLGDMKIPVFIYMIIIILMSFISLARIWVININISFLLPFIGSLLFLCSDTMLAFDTFKGKFKNGNVYIMLTYVLAQVLIVGGYLY; from the coding sequence ATGACATACAAGGTAATAATAGGAGGAGTATTTCTATTGACTTTTGTTATGCATATGATTTTTACTAAGAATGAAAATAAAAAGGGGCGCTGCTATACTAAACCATTTTTAATGCCACTACTGGCAACTTTTTATATAATAGATTCTGAGAATATTAATAAGTTCATTATAATTGTATTAGCCTTTGGTTTTATTGGAGATGTTTTTTTACTATGGCCAGATAGGAAAAATAATTTTATATTTGGATTAATTGCTTTTTTGATAGGACATATTTCTTATGTTCTACTTTTTAAACAAAGTATATCTTTTGTAAAGGATGTCCCTACATGGTTTTATTTAATGCTTATTATATATGGTGTAGTTGCCGTAACTATAATGAAAAAGCTAATAAATTATCTTGGAGATATGAAAATACCTGTTTTTATTTATATGATCATTATTATTTTAATGAGCTTTATTAGTTTAGCACGTATTTGGGTTATTAATATAAATATATCGTTTCTCTTACCATTTATAGGCTCATTACTCTTTTTATGTTCAGATACTATGTTGGCATTTGATACTTTTAAAGGTAAATTCAAGAATGGAAACGTATATATTATGCTAACTTATGTTTTAGCACAAGTTTTAATAGTTGGTGGATATTTATATTAG
- the fic gene encoding protein adenylyltransferase Fic, translating into MALNNKLQITDSVELARVEEKISKKKAVELFQSGYLDSLEAGKYNALAQIHRYLFEDIYEFAGVIRDVNIAKGNFRFAPVMYLKASLEHIESMPQSSFDEIIEKYVEMNIAHPFREGNGRSTRIWLDLILKKELGKVVNWSEVDKSDYFLAMERSPIKDIEIKHLLKEALTDKVNDREIYMKGIDTSYYYEGYTVYKTEDL; encoded by the coding sequence ATGGCACTTAATAATAAATTGCAAATTACAGACTCAGTTGAACTTGCTAGGGTAGAAGAAAAAATAAGTAAGAAGAAAGCAGTTGAATTATTTCAAAGTGGATATTTAGATAGTTTAGAAGCTGGAAAATATAATGCATTAGCCCAAATTCATCGATATTTATTTGAAGATATATATGAATTTGCAGGAGTAATACGTGATGTAAATATTGCAAAGGGGAATTTTAGGTTTGCTCCTGTTATGTACTTGAAAGCATCCCTAGAGCATATTGAGTCAATGCCGCAATCAAGTTTTGATGAAATAATTGAGAAGTATGTTGAAATGAATATTGCTCATCCTTTTAGAGAAGGAAATGGAAGAAGTACTCGAATTTGGCTTGATTTAATACTGAAAAAAGAGTTAGGTAAAGTAGTGAACTGGAGTGAAGTTGACAAGAGTGACTATTTTCTCGCAATGGAACGTAGTCCTATAAAAGACATAGAGATTAAGCACCTTTTGAAAGAGGCATTAACTGATAAAGTTAATGATAGAGAAATTTATATGAAGGGCATTGATACGAGTTATTATTATGAAGGATATACTGTTTATAAGACAGAAGATTTATAA
- a CDS encoding ISLre2 family transposase — translation MYNVSLNENGLTFKEIEKKIYKMVCDEACHVLKNVLEALDEKLLKERDIKVYRNKGLKKTCLRTIMGDVEYSRRIYQFELEDGKTATKFLLDEYLGMDTIGNVSINLVETILTNVSEVSFRKTAENIKTMCNQEISAQGVWNIVQMVGEKINELEKRKIELNEKGALKGEKEVPVLFQEQDGVWLSIQGKDRPKGKNRKKELKLAVSYTGWKLRPGSKKEYVVIDKTVCASFNSSSHFKKVAEATIAEKYNVDEIETRILNGDGAKWIKATCEDQDIHFQLDPFHISQAIIRKVSDKKEQKVLLKLFRQGKVDEGLEAIVNMMIENNKDEVVFKKLTELYDYFVHNKEGLVPYKLRDNITMPTAPEGIEYRQLGTMEHNICDVLAHRMKGRKMSWSINGADNLSKILAEKFSNRLFSTLDKIYKNIIPKGVIDTVIREIPLSASAVNKKGTESKEYKIHTAPIPYSGAAVTLGRKVIQKLCGLKGFGDLSYN, via the coding sequence ATGTATAATGTTAGTTTAAATGAAAACGGCTTAACTTTCAAGGAGATAGAGAAAAAGATTTATAAGATGGTTTGTGATGAAGCCTGCCATGTTTTAAAAAATGTGTTGGAAGCTTTAGATGAAAAGCTACTTAAAGAAAGAGATATTAAAGTATATAGAAATAAGGGACTTAAAAAGACTTGTTTAAGAACGATTATGGGGGATGTTGAATATTCAAGACGTATCTATCAGTTTGAACTTGAAGATGGTAAAACAGCTACTAAGTTCCTTTTAGATGAGTATCTAGGCATGGACACCATAGGTAATGTATCTATAAATCTTGTAGAAACTATTTTAACTAACGTGTCAGAAGTATCTTTTAGAAAAACAGCTGAAAATATAAAAACAATGTGTAATCAGGAAATTAGTGCTCAAGGAGTTTGGAACATAGTTCAAATGGTTGGAGAAAAGATAAATGAACTAGAAAAGCGTAAGATTGAACTAAATGAAAAAGGTGCGTTGAAAGGCGAAAAGGAAGTACCAGTGCTATTTCAGGAGCAAGACGGGGTATGGTTATCCATTCAGGGAAAAGATAGACCAAAGGGTAAGAATAGAAAAAAAGAACTTAAATTAGCAGTATCTTATACAGGTTGGAAGTTGCGTCCAGGTAGTAAAAAAGAATATGTTGTTATTGATAAAACTGTTTGTGCAAGTTTTAATAGTTCTAGCCACTTTAAAAAAGTTGCGGAAGCAACCATTGCTGAAAAGTATAATGTTGATGAAATAGAAACTAGGATATTAAATGGAGATGGTGCAAAGTGGATAAAAGCAACCTGTGAAGATCAAGACATACACTTTCAACTGGATCCATTTCATATAAGCCAAGCAATTATTAGAAAAGTAAGTGATAAAAAAGAACAGAAAGTCTTACTTAAGTTATTTAGGCAAGGGAAAGTTGATGAAGGGTTGGAAGCAATTGTTAACATGATGATAGAAAATAATAAAGATGAAGTTGTTTTTAAAAAGCTTACAGAGCTATATGACTATTTTGTACATAATAAAGAGGGCCTAGTTCCATATAAATTAAGAGACAATATAACTATGCCTACGGCACCCGAAGGGATAGAATATAGGCAATTAGGGACTATGGAACATAACATTTGCGATGTGTTAGCACATAGAATGAAAGGTAGAAAAATGAGCTGGTCTATTAATGGAGCCGATAACTTATCTAAAATTTTAGCAGAAAAGTTCAGCAATAGATTATTTAGTACCTTGGATAAAATCTATAAAAACATTATCCCGAAGGGTGTTATAGATACTGTAATTCGTGAAATACCTTTATCCGCTTCCGCGGTTAATAAAAAGGGTACGGAATCTAAAGAATATAAGATACATACCGCGCCTATTCCTTATAGTGGAGCCGCGGTTACCTTGGGAAGAAAAGTAATACAAAAACTTTGTGGATTAAAAGGATTTGGAGATCTTAGTTACAATTAA
- a CDS encoding DUF1287 domain-containing protein: protein MKRKGKRLLIFMEIIAILVVGYVTLSYWNLIPEKVYKAKDFSIEIIKSQNDYNDNGIDDYTDILLGARKDALNKPVYKSVYYDGGYPPEKEGVCSDVIWRAFENAGYSLKDMVDEDINNNLLMYQRVGGKAEKNIDFRRVPNLKVYFDNNAVSYSLDPYEVSQWQPGDIVIFGEDYSHIAIVSDKRNSEGVSYIIHNAAQPKREEDALISYSKSLSITGHYRFE, encoded by the coding sequence ATGAAAAGAAAGGGAAAAAGGCTACTGATTTTTATGGAAATAATAGCTATTCTAGTAGTAGGTTATGTTACTTTATCCTATTGGAACTTGATTCCTGAAAAGGTTTACAAAGCAAAGGATTTTAGTATTGAAATTATAAAAAGCCAAAATGATTATAACGATAATGGTATAGACGATTATACTGACATTTTGTTAGGTGCTAGAAAGGATGCTCTGAATAAACCAGTGTATAAAAGTGTTTATTATGACGGTGGCTATCCTCCAGAAAAAGAGGGCGTTTGCTCAGATGTTATATGGCGAGCTTTTGAAAATGCTGGATACTCGCTTAAAGATATGGTAGATGAAGATATAAATAATAACTTATTGATGTATCAAAGGGTAGGGGGAAAGGCAGAAAAGAATATTGATTTTAGAAGAGTACCTAATTTAAAGGTTTACTTTGATAATAATGCTGTTTCATATAGTTTAGATCCTTATGAAGTAAGTCAGTGGCAACCAGGGGATATTGTTATATTTGGAGAAGATTATTCCCATATTGCCATTGTATCAGATAAACGAAATAGTGAAGGTGTATCATACATCATTCATAATGCAGCACAGCCTAAAAGAGAAGAAGATGCGTTAATAAGCTATTCTAAGAGCTTATCTATTACAGGACACTATAGATTTGAATAA
- a CDS encoding GNAT family N-acetyltransferase, with amino-acid sequence MFDYKTLKNTKIEILYEAFLSAFSDYQVKMDLPFWKFQQMLQRRGYVSEISIGAFKNNMLVGFVLNGFRNWNGKLTVYDTGTGVLGEYRKQGITSNMILNIKEVLKEKEVEQYLLEVIQTNTSAVQLYKKQGFEIIRNLACFQLDKNKYNPMATYKVEHIGKIDSTNWKCLMEFWDFKPSWQNSIDSINAAPDTFIYSIVRFDDIIVGYGIIDKKTGDIPQIAVNKNYRRKGIARSIVTDLLKNTESHKVGVLNVEHQSKSTKDFLLVLGFEHIVDQYEMVLKL; translated from the coding sequence ATGTTTGATTATAAAACACTTAAAAATACAAAAATTGAAATATTATATGAAGCATTCTTAAGTGCATTTTCTGATTATCAAGTTAAAATGGATTTGCCATTTTGGAAGTTTCAACAAATGCTTCAAAGGAGAGGCTATGTTTCAGAAATTTCTATAGGTGCATTTAAAAATAATATGTTAGTGGGGTTTGTTTTAAATGGATTTAGAAACTGGAATGGGAAACTAACTGTTTATGATACAGGCACAGGTGTTTTAGGAGAGTACAGAAAACAAGGTATAACAAGTAATATGATTTTAAATATCAAAGAGGTGCTTAAAGAAAAAGAAGTAGAGCAATATTTACTTGAAGTAATTCAAACAAATACATCAGCAGTTCAACTTTACAAAAAACAAGGTTTTGAGATTATAAGAAATTTAGCATGCTTTCAGTTAGATAAAAATAAATACAACCCTATGGCAACCTACAAAGTTGAACATATTGGTAAAATTGATTCAACTAATTGGAAATGTTTAATGGAGTTTTGGGACTTTAAACCATCCTGGCAGAATTCTATTGATTCAATCAATGCTGCACCAGATACATTCATATACTCTATTGTACGTTTTGACGATATCATTGTCGGATATGGGATTATTGATAAGAAAACAGGCGATATTCCACAAATAGCAGTAAATAAGAATTATAGGCGTAAAGGTATTGCAAGAAGTATCGTTACGGATTTGCTAAAAAACACAGAATCACATAAGGTTGGCGTTCTTAATGTAGAGCATCAATCTAAATCTACAAAAGATTTCTTATTGGTATTAGGATTTGAACATATTGTTGATCAATATGAAATGGTTTTAAAATTATAA
- a CDS encoding pseudouridine synthase — MRLDKFLAQSSLGRRKNVRTYIKEGRVKVNKEVITKPAMEIKESSDVIEYLDKVVRYTGKVYYMFNKPAGYITARKDTVNKTVFDFFHDVNMEGVFHVGRLDKDTEGLLLMTNDGEFEHQLMYPEKHIEKTYFFWALGFLDEEDMKQLEQGIYIGKGEILTKPAKIEVQKSGMYKEFKHEMPNKDLQNIDSDHYNQPVVSGYLTIKEGRKHQVKRMLKSVGCYVVYLKRVSIGGLMLHESLGKGQYRSLTDVEIQSLFGELR; from the coding sequence ATGAGATTAGATAAATTTCTAGCACAATCATCCCTTGGAAGAAGGAAAAATGTTAGGACTTATATAAAAGAGGGTAGGGTAAAAGTAAACAAAGAGGTGATAACAAAGCCTGCAATGGAAATTAAAGAAAGTTCTGATGTTATAGAATATCTAGATAAAGTAGTTCGTTATACTGGAAAGGTATATTATATGTTTAATAAACCTGCTGGATATATTACTGCAAGAAAAGATACAGTTAACAAAACTGTATTTGATTTTTTTCATGACGTGAACATGGAAGGAGTATTTCATGTTGGAAGATTGGACAAGGATACAGAAGGATTGCTTCTAATGACTAATGATGGCGAATTTGAACACCAACTAATGTATCCAGAAAAGCATATTGAAAAAACCTACTTTTTTTGGGCCTTGGGATTTTTAGATGAGGAAGATATGAAGCAATTAGAACAAGGGATATACATAGGAAAAGGTGAAATACTAACGAAACCTGCAAAAATAGAAGTGCAAAAATCTGGAATGTACAAAGAATTTAAACATGAAATGCCTAATAAAGATTTACAAAATATAGACTCAGATCATTATAACCAGCCCGTTGTTTCAGGATATCTTACTATAAAGGAAGGTCGTAAGCACCAAGTAAAGCGTATGTTAAAGTCAGTCGGCTGCTATGTGGTATACTTAAAGAGGGTTTCAATTGGAGGACTTATGTTACATGAATCATTAGGAAAAGGTCAGTATAGATCCCTTACAGATGTGGAGATTCAAAGCTTATTTGGTGAGCTGAGGTAG
- a CDS encoding DUF262 domain-containing protein encodes MEQMNFNIEDIEKQDEALTEQKDYSFIENTNVTQYKADLAFKTLIDGFDELLYVIPKYQRKYIWSKEQVENLAISLIRGLPIPPIYVYRNEKKQMEILDGQQRILSLFLYYKGKYIKNSTNTQVELQRLMSDQRFNRAEISFEKLLEGQYPLKDVTYELRYREDNKEKVIDISYAQLTKEIRRTVDFTTISVIEIKVDAKNEKNRILYKIFENLNSGGTELKNQELRNGVYQCKFYDMLHEINNTNEKWRKIYGEKHKHSRDVELLLRFAAVEHYFKLEDDSIKLYNYENSYPKFLNDFSDEVIHFDEGTVNMYRKNIERFIDIIEVGDRVANLLLESLYLASTCVDGDYIIGNDFCKKIAQNHSYSSYILNSSSTKSKVQGRFNYVYRKLSKYVDGNKGQNIK; translated from the coding sequence ATGGAACAAATGAATTTTAATATTGAAGATATAGAAAAACAGGATGAAGCTTTAACGGAACAAAAGGATTATAGTTTTATAGAAAATACAAATGTAACTCAATATAAAGCAGATCTAGCATTTAAGACTTTAATAGATGGATTTGATGAACTATTATATGTTATACCCAAGTATCAAAGAAAGTATATTTGGTCAAAGGAACAGGTCGAAAATTTAGCAATTTCGCTTATAAGAGGGTTACCTATACCTCCCATATATGTATATCGTAATGAAAAAAAGCAAATGGAAATACTTGATGGGCAACAAAGAATATTAAGTTTGTTTTTATATTATAAAGGGAAATATATTAAAAATAGTACAAATACTCAAGTAGAATTACAAAGATTAATGTCTGATCAGAGATTTAATAGAGCGGAAATAAGCTTTGAGAAGTTATTAGAAGGTCAATATCCATTAAAAGATGTTACTTATGAACTAAGATATAGGGAAGATAATAAGGAAAAGGTTATTGATATAAGTTATGCCCAATTAACTAAAGAAATACGAAGAACTGTTGATTTTACTACTATTTCCGTTATAGAAATAAAAGTTGATGCTAAAAACGAAAAAAATAGAATACTATATAAGATTTTTGAAAATTTAAATAGTGGTGGAACAGAACTTAAAAATCAAGAACTTAGAAATGGTGTATATCAATGCAAATTTTATGACATGTTGCATGAAATTAATAACACTAATGAAAAGTGGAGAAAGATCTATGGAGAAAAACATAAGCATAGTAGAGATGTTGAATTATTACTTAGATTTGCAGCAGTGGAGCATTACTTCAAGTTAGAAGATGATAGCATTAAACTGTATAATTACGAAAATTCTTATCCTAAGTTCTTAAATGATTTTTCAGATGAAGTTATACATTTTGATGAAGGCACAGTAAATATGTATAGAAAAAATATAGAGAGATTTATAGATATAATAGAAGTAGGTGACAGGGTAGCTAATTTATTGTTAGAAAGCTTGTATCTTGCAAGTACTTGTGTGGATGGAGACTATATAATAGGAAATGACTTTTGTAAAAAGATAGCACAGAATCATTCCTATTCAAGCTATATCTTAAATTCTTCATCAACTAAATCAAAGGTTCAAGGGAGGTTTAATTATGTCTATAGAAAACTATCAAAATATGTTGATGGAAATAAAGGACAAAATATTAAATAA
- a CDS encoding TraX family protein: MKKFNSFQLKIIMVIAMFIDHVAEFIQGTPLWFHYIGRIAAPVFFYLLVEGFFHTRSKKGYIKRLAISGIIMLIGSSILMYVFNRSIKITNNILISMALNLILLSSIEWKKEASNKGLANLSIGISFLLTLFAEGSILTTAMTLIFYFNRENKIKMCFWYILCSVLILTNPANSIYESLFVQNYQWMMVFSLLFILMYNGERGRKSKYFFYIFYPVHIWVLYSIGNYIHF, encoded by the coding sequence ATGAAGAAATTTAACAGTTTTCAGCTAAAAATAATAATGGTAATAGCAATGTTTATTGACCATGTTGCAGAGTTCATTCAAGGAACACCCTTATGGTTTCATTATATAGGTAGAATTGCAGCACCTGTGTTTTTTTATTTACTAGTTGAAGGATTTTTTCATACAAGAAGTAAGAAAGGTTATATAAAAAGACTAGCTATTAGTGGAATAATAATGTTAATAGGTTCATCTATATTGATGTATGTATTTAATAGATCAATAAAAATTACAAATAATATATTAATCTCTATGGCATTAAATTTGATTTTACTTTCTTCTATTGAATGGAAGAAGGAAGCAAGTAATAAAGGATTAGCGAACCTAAGTATTGGTATTTCATTTTTGCTTACCCTTTTTGCCGAAGGCTCAATTCTTACTACTGCTATGACACTTATATTTTATTTTAATAGAGAAAATAAAATTAAAATGTGTTTTTGGTATATTTTATGTTCAGTTTTAATATTAACAAATCCAGCAAATAGCATTTATGAAAGCTTATTTGTACAAAATTATCAATGGATGATGGTATTTTCACTTCTATTTATACTTATGTATAATGGTGAGAGGGGAAGAAAGTCTAAATATTTCTTTTATATATTCTATCCAGTTCATATATGGGTATTGTATTCAATTGGTAATTATATACATTTTTGA
- a CDS encoding N-6 DNA methylase: MENIWRLYDYFRGKVKTEKLRNLLAATGAVQIVLSNKEQYNIKDKLTWSEVCRNKETLLEVMDILYNSSNVEMFKDETVKEIIKVLGREDYLTLIEFIEKRLAQKDIIRFCKDVIITSDTRLSEYEYFASENIFDIPLNIFDISEDSTIVDYFNGESSLLLNIESKLNRNKDEIRNIQYYGQEIEGHTFKIGQLVAYLITGRSDSIKLGDSIIEPKFTKENQLCRFDYAITIPPFSMAVPKECIEDDILNRFKYGIPKRSSLNSDWIIIQHILASIKGKGKAALLLPLGALYRTGAESLIRKEIVKDDIIDSIIKLPSGIFSYTAIATCWVIFDKDKPIERKNKIQFIDLTEFIVDLDRRSKIVSEEGVKIASKLYRNNEESSISTFINLEKIEEKNYDLNAFDYIQLEKLYAEFDGINMIELSKIAKIRRGVQITRGKLDSINTGEGRNHYLIGLGNIGEEGKIKLEESDKIKAEDRWIDLYEVKKGDILITSRGSLFKVAIVDQNISNAIVSSNLFLIRVNKDKYKPEVLKFFLNSDIGKELIKGITKGSIVSSISNKDLERFLIPNIHFKYQKEAILLINHAEKKYEEAIKKAEEEYKSSKNNINKLLNLDVEI; this comes from the coding sequence GTGGAAAATATATGGAGACTTTATGATTATTTTAGAGGAAAGGTTAAAACAGAAAAATTAAGAAACTTATTAGCAGCAACAGGTGCAGTACAAATTGTTCTTTCAAATAAAGAACAATATAATATAAAGGATAAATTAACTTGGTCAGAAGTTTGTAGAAATAAAGAGACATTATTAGAAGTTATGGACATCTTATATAACAGTAGCAATGTTGAAATGTTTAAAGATGAAACAGTTAAGGAAATTATTAAAGTATTAGGGAGAGAAGATTACTTAACACTAATTGAATTTATTGAAAAAAGATTGGCTCAAAAAGATATAATAAGATTTTGTAAAGATGTGATAATAACATCAGATACAAGATTAAGTGAGTATGAATATTTTGCCTCAGAGAATATTTTTGATATACCTTTAAATATATTCGATATAAGTGAAGATTCAACAATAGTGGATTATTTTAACGGAGAATCATCTCTATTACTAAATATTGAAAGTAAACTTAATAGAAATAAGGATGAAATAAGAAATATACAATATTATGGTCAAGAAATAGAAGGTCATACTTTTAAGATAGGTCAACTTGTTGCATATTTAATAACAGGTAGATCTGATAGTATCAAACTTGGTGATAGTATAATTGAACCGAAATTTACCAAAGAGAATCAGCTATGCAGATTTGATTATGCTATTACTATACCACCATTTTCAATGGCTGTGCCTAAAGAATGTATTGAAGATGACATTTTAAATAGATTTAAATATGGAATACCAAAAAGAAGTTCATTAAACAGTGATTGGATTATAATTCAGCATATACTAGCAAGTATAAAAGGTAAAGGTAAAGCTGCACTTTTACTACCATTAGGAGCATTATATAGAACTGGTGCAGAATCATTAATAAGAAAAGAAATAGTAAAGGATGATATTATTGATTCAATAATAAAATTACCTTCTGGTATATTTTCATATACTGCCATAGCAACATGTTGGGTGATTTTTGATAAGGATAAGCCTATAGAAAGAAAAAATAAAATTCAATTTATTGATCTTACGGAGTTTATAGTTGATTTAGATAGAAGATCTAAGATCGTTTCAGAAGAAGGGGTTAAAATAGCAAGTAAGTTATATAGAAATAATGAAGAAAGCTCAATAAGTACATTTATAAACTTAGAGAAAATTGAAGAAAAGAACTATGATTTAAATGCTTTCGACTATATTCAATTAGAAAAGTTATATGCTGAATTTGATGGTATTAATATGATAGAACTATCTAAAATAGCAAAAATAAGAAGAGGAGTTCAAATAACCAGAGGAAAATTAGATTCCATAAATACAGGAGAAGGCAGAAATCATTATTTAATAGGGTTAGGAAATATAGGTGAAGAGGGTAAAATCAAATTAGAAGAAAGTGATAAAATAAAGGCAGAGGATAGGTGGATAGACCTATATGAGGTAAAGAAAGGTGATATTTTAATAACATCTAGAGGAAGCTTATTTAAAGTGGCAATAGTAGATCAAAATATAAGTAATGCAATTGTATCATCAAATCTATTTTTAATTAGAGTGAATAAGGATAAATACAAGCCAGAAGTATTAAAGTTCTTTCTTAATAGTGACATAGGTAAAGAACTTATAAAAGGAATAACAAAAGGATCAATAGTTAGTTCTATATCTAATAAAGATTTAGAAAGATTCCTTATTCCCAATATACATTTTAAATACCAAAAAGAAGCTATATTATTAATTAATCATGCTGAGAAAAAATATGAAGAAGCTATTAAGAAAGCAGAAGAAGAGTATAAATCATCAAAGAATAATATAAATAAGTTATTAAATCTAGATGTTGAGATATAA
- a CDS encoding biotin transporter BioY: MKIGFLVFIPGDIIKSVIVAILGVKIVPVIRKMNR; encoded by the coding sequence ATGAAAATTGGATTCTTAGTATTTATTCCAGGAGACATTATAAAATCTGTTATTGTGGCTATCTTAGGTGTGAAAATTGTTCCAGTAATAAGAAAGATGAATAGGTAA
- a CDS encoding GNAT family N-acetyltransferase — translation MQYYNIASWRLLEHLSLRKEGLCKKAVTIKTTEAGQPTWWDEYIYSILSEEWKRFECKYIEKI, via the coding sequence ATGCAATATTACAATATAGCATCATGGAGATTGCTTGAACATTTATCTTTGCGTAAAGAAGGGTTATGTAAAAAAGCTGTTACTATAAAAACAACAGAGGCTGGACAGCCAACATGGTGGGATGAATACATTTATTCAATATTAAGTGAAGAGTGGAAAAGGTTTGAGTGTAAATATATTGAGAAGATTTAG
- a CDS encoding IS1182 family transposase produces MKKNKLTHKNYNNNYENYQLIFPIETGILIPEDDSARLLSQIMEELDYTILMKAYSKKGRNPEVLPKNLFKILLYAYMNNIYSSRKIEKACQRDINFMWLLQGHKAPDHNTIARFRTKRLINIIDNLFSQFVTKLQELGEVEYKNIFIDGTKIESMANKYTFVWKKSTNKFEIKLQEKIKNFIKDFNLDYNTEYIVSEKKVESIYLQEILKFLNEKRKNENIVFVTGKGKRKTKIQKEIEVLEECIKKQSKYDSYNDTFEGRNSFSKTDKDATFMHMKEDHMRNSQLKPGYNIQIGVEGEYIVGIDVSNQRSDQLTLIPFLDKLSATLPQKFSNVVADAGYESEENYLYLESNNQNSYIKPQTYESMKKRSFRKNIGKRENMDYDESNDEYTCCNNVKLRRIGTTTRTSKSGYKSEVTMYEADDCRECKHKLKCTKAKGNKTMQTSKTFLKKRLKSLENITSTEGILLRMNRSIQVEGAFGVLKGDYGFKRFLTRGTNNVKTEFTLLCFGYNINKLHNKIQNNRCGKPLHDIKVA; encoded by the coding sequence ATGAAAAAAAACAAATTAACACATAAAAATTATAACAATAATTACGAGAATTATCAATTGATTTTCCCAATAGAAACAGGGATTTTAATTCCTGAAGATGATTCAGCAAGACTTCTAAGCCAAATAATGGAGGAATTAGACTACACAATATTGATGAAGGCGTACTCCAAGAAAGGGAGAAATCCAGAAGTTTTACCTAAAAATCTTTTTAAAATATTACTTTATGCATACATGAACAATATTTATTCCAGTAGAAAAATAGAGAAAGCATGTCAAAGGGATATTAACTTTATGTGGTTACTTCAGGGCCATAAGGCTCCTGACCATAATACCATAGCTAGGTTTAGAACAAAAAGACTTATAAATATTATTGATAATCTATTTTCTCAATTTGTAACAAAGCTTCAAGAATTAGGTGAAGTTGAATATAAGAATATATTTATTGATGGAACTAAAATTGAATCAATGGCTAATAAATATACCTTTGTTTGGAAAAAATCAACAAACAAGTTTGAGATAAAACTACAAGAAAAGATAAAAAACTTTATAAAAGATTTTAACTTAGATTATAATACTGAATATATAGTTTCAGAGAAAAAGGTTGAATCAATTTATCTTCAAGAAATATTGAAATTTCTAAATGAAAAAAGGAAGAATGAAAACATAGTATTTGTAACTGGAAAAGGTAAAAGAAAGACTAAGATTCAAAAGGAAATAGAAGTATTAGAAGAATGTATAAAAAAACAATCAAAGTATGATAGTTACAACGATACCTTTGAAGGTAGAAATAGTTTTTCTAAAACTGATAAAGATGCTACATTTATGCATATGAAAGAAGATCATATGAGAAACTCTCAATTAAAGCCTGGATATAATATTCAAATTGGAGTTGAAGGAGAATATATTGTAGGCATAGATGTTTCAAACCAACGCTCAGACCAACTAACTTTAATTCCATTTCTAGATAAACTAAGTGCGACCTTACCACAAAAGTTTTCTAACGTAGTGGCTGACGCCGGTTATGAAAGTGAAGAAAATTACCTATACCTTGAGAGTAACAATCAAAATTCATATATAAAGCCGCAAACTTATGAAAGTATGAAAAAGCGAAGCTTTAGGAAAAACATAGGTAAGCGCGAAAATATGGATTATGATGAAAGTAATGATGAGTATACCTGTTGCAATAATGTAAAATTAAGGCGTATTGGAACAACAACTAGGACTTCAAAATCCGGATATAAAAGTGAAGTAACTATGTATGAAGCTGATGATTGCCGTGAATGTAAACATAAGTTGAAATGTACAAAAGCTAAAGGAAATAAAACAATGCAAACATCTAAAACCTTTTTGAAAAAGAGATTGAAATCTTTAGAAAATATAACTAGTACAGAAGGAATTCTACTAAGAATGAATAGGTCAATTCAAGTTGAGGGAGCATTTGGGGTTCTAAAAGGAGACTATGGATTTAAGAGATTTTTAACTCGTGGAACAAACAATGTAAAAACAGAATTTACCCTATTATGTTTTGGATATAATATTAACAAATTACATAATAAAATTCAAAATAATAGATGTGGAAAACCCCTCCATGATATAAAAGTTGCCTAA